The following proteins come from a genomic window of Deltaproteobacteria bacterium:
- a CDS encoding iron-containing alcohol dehydrogenase, translating to MAVQEMVYGFFIPSVTLIGIGASKQIPDKIRALGGSKPLIVTDKGITGCGLTKQITDLLDAAGMKYEVYDDTIPNPTDKNVHDGVDVYKSKGCDSLISLGGGSSHDCGKGIGLVVANGGKIHDFEGVDKSTNPMPPYLAVNTTAGTASEMTRFCIITDLSRHVKMAIVDWRVTPGIAIDDPMLMVGMPPALTAATGMDALTHAVEAYVSTIATPMTDACAQKAIELIAKYLRKAVANGSDIEAREAMCFAQFLAGMAFNNASLGHVHAMAHQLGGFYDLPHGECNAILLPHVERANMNAKLERFVDMAKFLGENVEGMPVRAAAEKCLDAIKLLSSDVGIPSGLIALGKKYGKNVKKEDIAIMTGNAQKDACGLTNPRKMKDADVAAIYEAAL from the coding sequence ATGGCTGTTCAAGAAATGGTGTACGGATTCTTCATCCCCAGCGTTACTCTGATCGGTATCGGTGCTTCCAAGCAGATTCCGGACAAAATTCGCGCCCTGGGCGGCAGCAAGCCACTCATCGTCACGGATAAGGGTATCACTGGTTGCGGTCTCACCAAGCAGATCACCGATTTGCTTGATGCGGCGGGCATGAAGTATGAAGTTTACGATGACACCATCCCGAACCCCACGGACAAGAACGTGCACGACGGCGTGGACGTTTACAAGTCCAAGGGTTGCGACTCCCTGATCTCCTTGGGTGGTGGTAGCTCTCATGACTGCGGTAAAGGTATCGGCTTGGTCGTGGCGAATGGCGGCAAGATCCACGACTTTGAAGGCGTGGACAAATCCACCAACCCCATGCCTCCGTATCTGGCCGTGAACACCACAGCTGGCACCGCTTCTGAAATGACCCGTTTCTGCATCATCACCGACCTTTCCCGTCACGTGAAAATGGCCATCGTTGATTGGCGCGTTACTCCCGGCATCGCCATCGACGACCCGATGTTGATGGTTGGCATGCCCCCGGCGTTGACCGCCGCCACCGGCATGGACGCCCTGACGCATGCCGTGGAAGCGTATGTTTCCACCATCGCCACCCCCATGACCGACGCGTGCGCCCAGAAGGCCATCGAATTGATCGCCAAGTACCTGCGCAAGGCCGTTGCCAACGGTTCCGACATCGAAGCCCGCGAAGCCATGTGCTTTGCACAGTTCTTGGCCGGCATGGCCTTCAACAACGCCAGTCTGGGCCACGTTCATGCCATGGCTCATCAGCTGGGCGGCTTCTATGACCTGCCGCATGGCGAATGCAACGCCATTCTGCTGCCCCATGTTGAACGCGCCAACATGAACGCCAAGCTGGAACGTTTCGTCGACATGGCCAAGTTCCTGGGTGAGAACGTGGAAGGCATGCCGGTCCGCGCCGCCGCAGAAAAATGCCTCGACGCCATCAAGCTGCTGTCTTCCGACGTTGGTATTCCTTCCGGCCTGATCGCTCTTGGCAAGAAGTACGGCAAGAACGTGAAGAAGGAAGACATCGCCATCATGACGGGCAACGCCCAGAAGGACGCCTGCGGTCTGACCAACCCCCGCAAGATGAAAGACGCCGACGTGGCCGCCATTTACGAGGCCGCTCTGTAA
- a CDS encoding iron-containing alcohol dehydrogenase, whose amino-acid sequence MDIRKFSLPEIIFGHGSMRYTGSYALQLGAKKVFVVSDPGLERTGWVGKLLDVLEASSLKWVYYSNVSSNPRDYEVHQGAELYLREDADVVIALGGGSPLDMGKGVATVVSNGGVIQDYEGANLITNPLPPMIFLPSTAGSGSDISQFAIITDVKRQVKMSLISRSLTPNVSIIDPHMLSTANDDLIISSAVDALSHAVESYTSLIAHTLTETQALKAIHLILHNLQPALKSRDPLALENLSIAATAAGMSFGNASLGACHAIAHSLGGFFDTPHGMVHPVLLPAVMRYNTPACEGKMAVIGEITMGKRLGSITQTALGGIARLEEFFQELNAATRFRDIVDDETAFPQICAMATNDACLLTNPRPATADDLLTICREVW is encoded by the coding sequence ATGGACATTCGCAAATTCTCTCTTCCGGAAATCATCTTCGGCCATGGCAGCATGAGGTACACGGGCTCCTATGCCTTGCAGCTCGGCGCCAAAAAAGTCTTTGTCGTCAGTGATCCGGGCCTGGAACGCACGGGCTGGGTCGGCAAGCTCCTGGACGTGCTGGAAGCCAGCTCCCTGAAATGGGTCTATTATTCCAATGTCAGCTCCAACCCCCGTGACTATGAAGTCCACCAGGGCGCGGAACTGTACCTGCGCGAGGATGCGGACGTGGTCATCGCCCTGGGCGGAGGCAGTCCCCTGGACATGGGCAAGGGCGTGGCCACGGTGGTTTCCAACGGCGGCGTGATCCAGGATTACGAGGGCGCCAACCTGATCACCAATCCCCTGCCGCCGATGATCTTTCTGCCGTCCACGGCCGGAAGTGGCTCGGATATTTCCCAGTTCGCCATCATCACCGACGTCAAGCGTCAGGTCAAAATGTCGCTCATCAGTCGCAGCCTGACCCCCAACGTGTCCATCATCGACCCGCACATGCTGAGCACGGCCAACGACGATCTGATCATCTCCTCGGCCGTGGACGCCTTGTCCCACGCCGTTGAATCCTACACCTCCCTCATCGCCCATACCCTGACCGAGACCCAGGCCCTCAAGGCCATCCATCTCATCCTGCACAACCTTCAACCCGCCCTGAAATCCCGCGATCCCCTGGCCCTGGAAAATTTGTCCATCGCGGCCACGGCCGCCGGCATGAGCTTTGGCAACGCCAGCCTCGGCGCCTGCCACGCCATCGCCCACTCCCTGGGAGGCTTTTTCGATACGCCCCACGGCATGGTGCACCCGGTCCTCCTGCCAGCGGTCATGCGCTACAACACTCCGGCCTGCGAAGGCAAAATGGCCGTCATCGGCGAAATCACCATGGGCAAAAGACTTGGCTCCATAACGCAAACAGCCCTGGGCGGCATTGCCCGCCTGGAGGAATTCTTCCAGGAACTAAACGCCGCGACCCGCTTCCGGGACATCGTCGACGACGAAACCGCCTTCCCGCAAATCTGCGCCATGGCCACCAACGACGCCTGTCTCCTGACCAACCCACGTCCAGCAACGGCCGATGATCTGTTGACCATCTGCCGGGAGGTGTGGTGA
- a CDS encoding PAS domain-containing sensor histidine kinase: MARTTLSDIIGPEYTKLGFFREVQEKMGELRTYNQELEEKKQEIQDILNGIMDLLAVISPDYRIVYVNKVFHAYFEIERPQGRFCHEVFRGRSEPCPICPLRTALETGKPSRTFYVDPRTELTIHFEMAASPMFDDKGRVRTVLVTKRDVTLEKEYQAKYYQAEKMATIGLLAAGVAHEINNPLAAISGFSEALKRRIPYLGTVLNDDADRAILEDFIDYTTTIVEECNRCRDIVGNLLSFSSQKSSKFSSLDLNALVTDTLKILHHQIKLHPGITLSQELWADPVMVQGAQGELKQVLLNLVLNAMDAVKANGSITIRTSREANGQAALIVEDNGHGIDPETLGKLFIPFFTTKSHGHSIGIGLSICYNIIQHHGGEIHVCSEPGKGSIFRVKLPANYTPQNKGHLE; encoded by the coding sequence ATGGCCAGGACCACTCTGAGCGATATCATCGGCCCGGAATACACCAAACTCGGCTTTTTCCGGGAAGTGCAGGAAAAGATGGGGGAGTTGCGGACCTACAACCAGGAGTTGGAGGAAAAAAAACAGGAAATCCAAGACATCCTGAATGGCATCATGGACCTGCTGGCCGTGATTTCGCCCGACTACCGGATCGTCTACGTGAACAAAGTCTTCCATGCCTATTTCGAAATCGAACGGCCCCAGGGGAGATTCTGCCACGAAGTGTTCCGGGGACGGAGCGAGCCCTGCCCGATCTGTCCCCTGCGCACGGCCTTGGAGACAGGCAAGCCAAGCCGGACCTTTTACGTCGATCCGCGCACCGAACTGACCATCCACTTTGAAATGGCGGCTTCGCCCATGTTCGACGACAAGGGGCGGGTACGCACGGTCCTGGTGACCAAACGCGACGTGACCCTGGAAAAGGAATACCAGGCCAAATACTATCAGGCCGAAAAAATGGCCACCATCGGCCTTTTGGCCGCCGGCGTGGCCCACGAAATCAACAATCCGCTGGCGGCCATCAGTGGATTCTCGGAAGCCCTCAAGCGTCGCATCCCCTATCTGGGCACGGTCCTCAACGACGACGCGGACAGAGCCATTCTGGAAGATTTCATCGACTACACCACGACCATTGTCGAGGAATGCAACCGCTGCCGGGACATCGTCGGCAACCTGCTGTCATTCAGCAGTCAAAAATCAAGCAAGTTCAGTTCGCTGGATCTCAACGCCCTGGTCACGGACACCCTCAAGATCCTGCATCACCAGATCAAGCTCCACCCTGGCATCACCCTGTCCCAAGAATTATGGGCCGACCCAGTCATGGTCCAGGGCGCCCAGGGAGAGCTCAAGCAGGTTCTGCTCAATCTGGTCTTAAACGCCATGGACGCGGTCAAGGCCAACGGCTCCATCACCATCCGCACCTCCCGGGAAGCCAACGGCCAGGCCGCCCTCATCGTCGAGGACAATGGGCACGGCATCGATCCGGAAACCCTGGGCAAGCTCTTCATTCCATTTTTCACCACCAAATCGCATGGACACAGCATCGGTATCGGGCTGTCCATCTGCTACAACATCATCCAACACCACGGTGGGGAAATCCACGTCTGCAGCGAACCCGGCAAGGGTTCCATCTTTCGTGTCAAGCTCCCGGCAAACTACACGCCACAAAATAAGGGCCACCTAGAATGA
- a CDS encoding sigma-54-dependent Fis family transcriptional regulator codes for MSIFNSIEILVVDDEANIRKLFTRELAAPGRTIHAAGTAAEAFELLHKHYYDIIILDIRLPDANGLELMSKLLETVPNVAIILITGYADVDNAVEAMKNGAYDYITKPFSLERMEQVIEKAYQRVRLQRENELLRHNTDHRPTPKFIGHSRSVQQVRFLIEKAAPTDVPVLLTGESGTGKNVAATALHAKSKRADQPLIIKNCGTFDKELLRSELFGYCKGAFTGADRSHDGLLSLAHKGTLFFDEVGELSLDLQGALLRVLETQHFRRVGDKEERCVDVRFIFATNKNLAKEVEEGRFHDAFFHRINVFTIELPPLRERREDIPSLVEYFLTSLAKDGKEYKISPRAMQQLMDNPWPGNVRELKNIIERGIILAENNIINVKALPFCQKTCQNPREKNFSTLEELERSHISMVMHAVQGNKSRAAQLLGIGRKTLYRKLEEYRLAESGAGPDIGSIGKH; via the coding sequence ATGAGCATTTTCAATTCAATCGAAATCCTTGTCGTGGACGACGAAGCCAATATCCGCAAACTCTTCACCCGGGAGCTGGCCGCTCCCGGACGGACCATCCACGCGGCGGGCACTGCGGCCGAGGCCTTCGAACTCCTGCACAAGCATTATTACGACATCATCATCCTCGACATCCGATTGCCAGATGCCAACGGCTTGGAATTGATGAGCAAACTCCTGGAAACCGTGCCCAACGTGGCCATCATCCTCATCACCGGGTACGCCGACGTCGATAACGCCGTGGAAGCCATGAAAAACGGGGCCTACGACTACATCACCAAACCCTTTTCCCTGGAACGGATGGAACAGGTCATCGAAAAGGCCTACCAACGCGTCCGTCTCCAGCGGGAAAACGAACTGCTGCGTCACAACACGGACCACAGGCCCACGCCAAAATTCATCGGGCACTCCCGATCCGTGCAGCAGGTCCGATTCCTGATCGAAAAAGCCGCGCCCACCGACGTGCCGGTCCTTTTGACGGGGGAATCCGGCACGGGCAAAAACGTGGCCGCCACGGCCCTGCACGCCAAGAGCAAACGCGCCGATCAGCCCCTGATCATCAAAAATTGTGGCACATTCGACAAGGAGCTGCTCCGCAGCGAACTTTTTGGCTACTGCAAGGGAGCCTTCACCGGCGCGGACCGCAGTCACGATGGCCTGCTTTCCCTGGCCCACAAGGGGACCCTCTTCTTCGACGAAGTGGGCGAGTTGTCCCTGGATTTGCAGGGCGCGCTCCTGCGCGTGCTGGAGACCCAGCATTTCCGCCGGGTCGGCGACAAGGAGGAACGCTGCGTGGACGTGCGCTTCATCTTCGCCACCAACAAAAACCTGGCCAAGGAGGTGGAGGAAGGGCGTTTCCACGACGCTTTTTTCCACCGCATCAACGTCTTCACCATCGAACTTCCCCCCCTGCGCGAACGACGGGAGGACATCCCATCCCTGGTCGAATACTTCCTCACGTCCCTGGCCAAGGACGGCAAGGAATACAAAATTTCTCCCCGGGCCATGCAACAACTCATGGACAACCCCTGGCCGGGCAACGTGCGCGAACTCAAAAACATCATCGAACGCGGCATAATCCTCGCCGAAAACAACATCATCAACGTCAAAGCCCTGCCCTTTTGCCAAAAAACCTGCCAAAACCCGCGCGAAAAGAACTTCTCCACTCTGGAAGAACTGGAAAGATCCCACATCAGCATGGTCATGCACGCGGTTCAGGGCAACAAATCGCGCGCGGCGCAACTCCTGGGTATCGGGCGCAAAACCCTGTACCGCAAGCTCGAGGAGTACCGCCTGGCTGAAAGCGGGGCCGGTCCGGATATCGGGAGCATTGGCAAGCATTAG